In Pedosphaera parvula Ellin514, the sequence TCACCGGTCTTCGGTTGCTCGTAAACAAACACTCGCAGGCCATCGCGCATGAACTGCTCTTTCACCTTTAAAAGACGTTTGCGCTCCAGCATAACTGCCAAAATGTATCCCGCGGGAATATATTTTGGATCGTTCAACTCTATCAATTTGCGCAGCAACGATTCGGCGCTGTCTTTTTGGATGGTCTCGGCCTGCTTCACCGGGGCGTGATAAACACCATGCCAATAGGAAATAAAACCCTTCTTTTCCCGGGCGCCATCGCCATACTGGCTCTGCCAGCAGGCCTCGCAAATGTCGTTGCGCTTCAGCTCCCGCTTGTCATCAAACAACAGCGTATGGTACGCCTCCTTGTCGGCAAATTTTTTGCCGCAGGTTTCACACGCGTGCGCACGGGATTGTATGTTCCACTCGTTCATCAAAATTTTTCAGCTTTTCCGGTTACGCCTCCAGTTTAACCCCAATCACCTGAGATTCCAGTCATTATTAATGGTCTCACTGATGAAAAAAGGTTGGTTTACCCCTATGAACTGCCACGAACGCTCTTGCGCCCCGATATTCTCCAGCGATAAAATTGATTTATTGCTTGGCCGTAAGGTCAACAGCCATCACGAATAACAGTTGGCTTTTCTTCCAGGCGCGAAGTGAATTACACTGGCCGCCGCTTGATTATGAAATCATTAAACAGTCGCAAGCATTTGCTTGCCGCCATGCTGCTGCGCACCATCCTCCTCTTTGCGCTTTCGGATTTCTTCTTTTGCTCCGCGCAGGCTGCCGAACTCGATCCCAGCCCGCTCACACTCACCTTCTGCTGCTCGGAAACCAATGACCTTTATCAGGCGCTGGTAAAAGGTGGCGCTCAATATTCCCGTTTCGATCAAGCGGCCGACGCCTTCGAGCATGCCCAACCTAACTCTGCCGTTCTTATTTTGGCCGACCATTATCCCAACGAAACGACTCGTTTGGAACCTGATGAACTGACACTTGCACAATCCAAACAACTCCATCTGTACCTTGAATATCCGGGTCCGATGACCGGTCTGGAAGTCGCCACACCCCGCAACACGGTTTGGGAACGCGGCATTGTCTCCAGCGATGCCTTTGGGCCGACGCTCCCCAAACTCAGGCTGCTCGCCATTCATGATTGCCATTTTACACCGCTGACTGCGACGAATGCCTGGATCATGGTGGGTAGGGTCGCCGGCTATGACACGGCCGTTTACGGCCTGCCCAAGGAGGTATTTCCGATCCTGGCAGAATTCCCTGACAAGCGATTGTTGGTGGCCACCACCAAGCTGAGTGGCTTCGTCACTGGCCGTTATGCCCCGTACGGCAATTGGGAAACTGTCTGGCAAACCATTCTCGCAAAATTGGATCCTCAGACGAACACCCACAAAATGGTCTGGTCACCCACGGTGGTTCCCGCTTTTGGACCCACCGAGAAGCTGCCTCGCCATTTAGAAAAACAAGCATTCGACTCTTATGCGAACTGGATCCCGGCATCCCGGTTGCTGGTGACGCCGGAACGCAAGGCAATCGTGGAGAAAACTCTGTCTGCTGGCGGCGAAACCATCGAGACGCCAGGGCCAGAATCGCATCCTGGTGATGGTTCATTGGGCATCCTTGAGGGTTATGCCTCAGGGATTCGCTACGACGGCAATCAACTTCAACGCCTGCCGCTGCGGGCGGATTGCAATACCGACACTGCCATGGTTCTGGCTTTGGATTACTCCTTGAATGGGAACAAGAACAGCCGCAATACGGCGAGCAATTTGCTCGACTACGTTTATTTCAATTCCGGCATGTGCGGCGGCGTGCGAGCGGACCCGAAAAGCGGGGCGTTTGGTTTGATCGGTTGGGGAGCCATTGCCCCGGCCTGGCTGGTGGCCAATTATGGCGATGACAATGCCAACGCGATGCTCAGCACCATGGCCGCTTCCTCCTGCTTGAAAAATGATCATTGGGATGAAATGCTCATGCGCGCACTGCTGGCCAACCTGCGCACGACCGGCAAGCTCGGCTTCCGCGGTGATCGCATCGACATCCCCGCGCTGGAACAGCAGGGCTGGAAACCATTTCACGATTCCACCACCATCAATTACTCCCCTCATTTCGAGGCGTTTTTATGGGCCTGCAACTTGTGGGCCTACCGGCAAACCGGCTTTGCTCCGTTCCTCAACAAGGCCACCAATGCCATCTCCATGACCATGAAGGCTTATCCGGACGGCTGGCGCTGGCAGGACAATATTGAACGCGCCCACATGTTACTCTGCCTTTCCTGGCTGGTGCGTGTGCAAGACACGCCACTGCATCGCTCGTGGTTGAAAATGGTCGCCACCGATTTGCTGGTCCATCAACGCCCCTCCGGCTCGATTCATGAATGGCTGAGCGGCAAGGGCGGAGACCACGATCGAATCCCGCAATCAAACGAAGCCTACGGCACCGCCGAAACTCCGCTCATCCAACAGAATGGCGACCCTGCCAGCGACCAGCTTTACACCACCGGCTATGCCCTGCTCGGATTGCATGAAGCCGTCGGGGCGACCGGCGACAAAGACTTGAAGAAAGCCGAGGACAAACTGGCCGAGTTCCTGTGTCGCATCCAAATTCGTTCGGCACGTAATCCCTACGTAAACGGCACGTGGTTCCGCGCCTTCGATGATCAGCGCTGGGATTTCTGGGCCAGCTCCGCCGACGCCGGTTGGGGCGCCTGGTCCATCGAAGCCGGCTGGGGACAAACCTGGACCGCGGCCACGCTTGGTTTGCGCCAGAAGAAAACCACCTTTTGGGAGCTAACTTCCAGCAGCAGGATCAAAACCAGGCTGCAAAAGGTAAAAGCCGAGATGTCGATGCGGGACGAGGATTTTTAATCGTATCCCTCGTCGCACGAGCTTGTTAGATAAGCATCTTACGCAAAGATGTAACATCTTTATTACACAAAAGACTAATTGATTACGTCGCCAAAGTATGAAACTTTTGGGGATATGCCCAATTCTTTTCTGGTCCGTAATGTCAGGATGCGCATACGCTGCCTGGTTATCATGGCGGGGCTTTGGTTTGTCCTGGCAATTTCCTCGCCAGCCCAGGAATTTCGGGCCGCGTGGGCTGACGTCTTTCACGTCGGCATGGGCAGCCAGACGGAAGTGAACAACATGGTTGCGACCTTGGTTTCCGGTCACTACAACGCGGTCATAGTTCAGGTGGTCGGGTACATGGATGGGATCGGCGTCAATTCGCATGGCGCCCACTGGAAATCGAACATTCTACCTTGGTCGCCTCGCGTTACCGCCGGCTTTGATCCGCTAGCGGCTCTCTGCGCGCAGGCGCACGCAAACGGCATTGAAGTTCACGCCTGGCTTGGTGGCAGCGCCGGCGCGATGTATCGCGTTTCCACCGCTTGGCCGCCCGCCGGAAACGCGACATTGACTGCTCACCCTGAGTGGTTCATTGCGCCCCTGGCGAATAGCGAAGGCGGTGCTCCCGTGCTTGTGGACGGTAATTACGATCTGGATATGGGCTCTCCCGATGCGCAGGAATACATCGTCAGCATCGTGCGCGAACTGGTGACCAACTATCCGATCGATGGCATCAACTGGGACGATGAGCTTAACAACGCGGGCTACGCAGCAGGCTTTGGGTATCCCGCTCTCAGCCAGACCAATTATCCGAACTCAGGCCTGGGCCGTTATCGAAGAAATACCGGTTATGTCGGCACCCCGCCCAATACTGACACCGCCTGGTCCAACTATCGCCGCCGCTTCAAGAACGAATTAATGGCCCGCGTTCAGGCTGAGATACAATCCATCAAAACCAATCCCCGCCAGCCATTGCGTCACACCTCGGCGGCGCTCGCCTACAGCCCGTATCCGACTTCCTGCACCTTCGCTGGGTTGGTCCCTTACACCTATTTCTGTGATTGGGCTGGCATGCTGCAAAACGGTTGGCTGGATGCCGTGATTCCCCAAACCTACAGCCTCGGCACATTTACTAACTGGGCCAACTTTAGCGCTTCGTGCTGGCAATATAACCGGCAGATCTTCCCTGGTATCGGCGCCTATCTCAACACCAATGCCTCCATTGCCAATATGATCGGTTACACCCGCAGCATTGGACTCAAAGGCAACGCGATTTATTCCTATGGCGTGCCCCATACTAATTTTGTCCCCGCCGAGAGTGACTGGTGGGCCTATGCTGCCGCGAATGTTTATACCAATATCGTCTCCACTCCCCCCATGCCCTGGCGGAATCCTGCCACTGCCACCGAAGGAATCGTGTGGGGACGCGTCAAAGATAACAACACCGGCCTCTATGTGGACGATGCCACGGTGACGGTGGCCGGCGGGCCTACTGTGAAGACAGACGGCAACGGCTATTACATCGCCACGCTGGTTCCTGCCACGGCAGGCGGCACGGCGCATTCAGTGACCGCCAGCAAAACTGGAAACGTTCTGCAGACGACCAATGCCATCGCTTTGGCTGGGGACATAGTCCGCTACGATCTACTGCTCAATATAGTTCCCAGGCCGGCTGCACCGAGTGGTTTGACCGCAACGGCTCTGAGCATTTCGCAGATTAAACTTACCTGGACCGACAATGCGACCAACGAAACCGGTTTTGTCGTCGCACGCGGCACGGCTTCCGGCGGCCCCTACACGGACATCGCCACACTCGCGCCCAACTCCGTTGTATATACGAACAATGGCCTAACCAGTGCCACGACGTACTATTACGTTGTGCGCGCTACGAATGCCGTTGGTGCATCCACCAATTCAGCCCAGGCCAGCGCCAGCACCTTCGTGAATCCTTTCCCGGCGATTACCGGCCAGCCGCAAAACCAGACCGTCGTCATAAGCAACAGTGCCACTTTCTCGGTAACGGCATCTGGTGCGGCTCCGCTCAGTTATCAATGGCGTTTCAATGGCATTGCAATTTCCGGTGCCAACTCCAGCAGCTTGACCTTAAACTCCGCTCAATATTCCAACGGAGGAAATTATTCCGTGACGGTGAGCAACACTCTTGGTTCTGTGTTGAGCTCCAACGCTACGCTGACCGTGCTGACCGCACGACCCACGATCCAACTCACGAACATCTGGAACATCCAGGCCGGTTCGCGCACTTACGTGACTTCCGGCAACACCGAGCGGGGCATCTGTATCAATCCGCTCACCGGCCACGTGTTGCTCGTTAGCCGCTCGGCGCAAATTTCCGGCGCCCTCGGAGTATTTGTACTTGATGGCAATACCGGAGCGCAGGTTG encodes:
- a CDS encoding family 10 glycosylhydrolase translates to MPNSFLVRNVRMRIRCLVIMAGLWFVLAISSPAQEFRAAWADVFHVGMGSQTEVNNMVATLVSGHYNAVIVQVVGYMDGIGVNSHGAHWKSNILPWSPRVTAGFDPLAALCAQAHANGIEVHAWLGGSAGAMYRVSTAWPPAGNATLTAHPEWFIAPLANSEGGAPVLVDGNYDLDMGSPDAQEYIVSIVRELVTNYPIDGINWDDELNNAGYAAGFGYPALSQTNYPNSGLGRYRRNTGYVGTPPNTDTAWSNYRRRFKNELMARVQAEIQSIKTNPRQPLRHTSAALAYSPYPTSCTFAGLVPYTYFCDWAGMLQNGWLDAVIPQTYSLGTFTNWANFSASCWQYNRQIFPGIGAYLNTNASIANMIGYTRSIGLKGNAIYSYGVPHTNFVPAESDWWAYAAANVYTNIVSTPPMPWRNPATATEGIVWGRVKDNNTGLYVDDATVTVAGGPTVKTDGNGYYIATLVPATAGGTAHSVTASKTGNVLQTTNAIALAGDIVRYDLLLNIVPRPAAPSGLTATALSISQIKLTWTDNATNETGFVVARGTASGGPYTDIATLAPNSVVYTNNGLTSATTYYYVVRATNAVGASTNSAQASASTFVNPFPAITGQPQNQTVVISNSATFSVTASGAAPLSYQWRFNGIAISGANSSSLTLNSAQYSNGGNYSVTVSNTLGSVLSSNATLTVLTARPTIQLTNIWNIQAGSRTYVTSGNTERGICINPLTGHVLLVSRSAQISGALGVFVLDGNTGAQVGTMNLTGVSSSATFVLNKIDAAADGVIYGGNLTTASGTSPFIIYRWSSEGTAPTVAYSGAPDSGTTARWGDSFSVTGAGVNTRIVVSGSSATNAVLFTTSDGTNFIATVINPAAPVAAGEFSRGLHLLGTNTFYTKNPGFNACKPYNYNVAANSASTSSDIAPLDTSMLAISVVTNYSLIAGVVDDNSINTSGHSVKVYDISAPASPVVVSNFNFLAFGSGTNSSNSNFGAGIDSDGTRIVALDTQNGVVALQILVNNPPPRINAFAVLPANRRQFQLNVDPGTFVVQGSSDFSNWLDLVVTRTNGIFEVIDPVTNSPTRFYRTKN